A section of the Solitalea canadensis DSM 3403 genome encodes:
- a CDS encoding DNA gyrase/topoisomerase IV subunit A: MTINNNDLPNEENQGQGHLDDVIKVDGLYENWFLDYASYVILDRAVPNMYDGLKPVQRRILHSLKEMDDGRFNKAANVIGNTMKYHPHGDASIGDAMVGMGQKMLLIDTQGNWGDPVTGDSAAAARYIEGRLSKFANEVVFNPQTTEWQLSYDGRNQEPITLPVKFPLVLSQGTEGIAVGLATKILPHNFIELIDASIGVLRGQRPDLLPDFPTGGYADATKYNDGQRGGRVRVRAKITEKDKKTLVINEIPFGTTTTGLIDSIITANDKGKIKIKKIEDNTAKDVEIVIHLAPGISPDITIDALYAFTNCEMSLSPNTCVIKNDKPHFMSVNDILEECTFHTKDLLKQELEIRLNELKEKIFFSSLLKIFIQEGMYKHPDYENSGNFDVVVEVLNRLFEPYFPQFYREILPEDYKRLIDKPMSSITRFDVKKADEQMKAQQDEIDEVEHHLVHLTDYAIDYYEKLRAKYGKGRERKTELRTFDTVQAAQVALANVKLYVNKEEGFVGTSLKKDEYVCDCSDIDDIIAFRADGKFLVSKVSEKAFMGKGIVHVGVFKKNDDRTIYNMIYRDGASGASYMKRFPVGGITRDKEYDLSKGAKGSAVLWFTANPNGEAETINIQLKPHSKLRKLQFDINFAELAIKGRGSQGNVVTKYPVKKILLKSAGVSTLAGRKIWFDEVLQRLNADGRGKYLGSFSGEDKIIAVYKSGEYELTNFDLSNHFDEGLLVIDKFDPEMVLSAVHYEGKAKNFFVKRFVPDNVAVGKKVSFISDEAGSKLVLISIDDQPMISLTILKGKAKDKEQSEINLSEFIDVKGLKANGNRLSQFEIVKVELLAPLVTEEEEVDEEENDNDDATESNEKPTNENGTAKKIDFEITNPEDTDLEDDTQLGLF, translated from the coding sequence ATGACAATTAATAATAACGATTTACCAAACGAAGAAAACCAGGGACAAGGTCACTTAGACGATGTTATAAAGGTTGATGGACTGTATGAAAACTGGTTCCTCGACTATGCATCATATGTAATTCTGGATCGTGCGGTACCAAATATGTATGACGGATTAAAACCCGTACAACGTCGTATTCTGCATTCATTGAAAGAAATGGACGATGGTCGCTTTAATAAAGCAGCGAACGTTATTGGTAATACAATGAAATATCACCCGCACGGTGATGCTTCAATTGGCGATGCCATGGTTGGTATGGGGCAGAAAATGTTGCTGATTGATACCCAAGGTAACTGGGGAGATCCAGTAACAGGAGACTCAGCAGCAGCTGCACGTTACATAGAAGGACGTTTAAGTAAGTTTGCCAACGAAGTTGTTTTTAATCCGCAAACAACAGAATGGCAGTTATCATATGACGGTCGTAACCAGGAACCAATTACACTTCCTGTAAAATTTCCATTGGTTCTTTCACAAGGAACCGAAGGTATTGCCGTGGGTTTAGCTACTAAAATTCTTCCGCATAACTTTATCGAATTAATTGATGCATCCATAGGAGTACTGCGCGGGCAACGTCCAGATTTACTTCCTGATTTTCCGACAGGCGGTTATGCAGATGCAACAAAATATAATGATGGTCAGCGGGGCGGTAGAGTACGTGTACGCGCTAAAATTACTGAAAAAGACAAAAAAACGCTTGTTATTAATGAAATTCCATTCGGTACCACAACTACCGGACTGATCGATAGCATTATAACGGCAAATGATAAAGGTAAGATCAAGATTAAAAAGATCGAAGATAACACGGCTAAAGATGTAGAAATTGTCATTCATCTGGCACCGGGTATCTCACCGGATATTACCATTGATGCATTATATGCATTCACCAATTGTGAAATGTCGTTATCACCTAATACCTGCGTGATTAAAAATGACAAGCCACATTTTATGAGTGTGAATGATATTCTTGAAGAATGTACTTTCCATACGAAAGACCTTCTTAAACAAGAATTAGAGATCAGGCTTAATGAGTTAAAAGAAAAGATTTTCTTCAGTTCATTATTAAAGATCTTCATTCAAGAGGGGATGTATAAACACCCTGACTATGAAAACTCAGGGAATTTTGATGTTGTTGTTGAAGTCTTAAACCGACTATTTGAGCCATACTTCCCTCAGTTTTATCGTGAAATTCTGCCGGAAGATTATAAAAGGCTTATTGACAAACCGATGAGCTCAATCACTCGCTTCGATGTTAAGAAAGCCGATGAGCAAATGAAAGCTCAACAAGATGAGATTGACGAGGTTGAACATCATTTAGTACACTTAACGGATTACGCTATTGATTACTATGAAAAGCTAAGAGCTAAGTATGGTAAAGGTCGTGAGCGTAAAACTGAATTGCGTACGTTTGATACCGTACAGGCGGCTCAGGTTGCTTTAGCAAACGTTAAATTGTATGTTAATAAGGAAGAAGGTTTCGTTGGAACATCGCTCAAAAAAGATGAGTATGTCTGCGATTGTTCGGATATAGATGATATTATTGCTTTCAGGGCTGATGGTAAATTCCTGGTTTCTAAAGTGAGCGAAAAGGCCTTCATGGGTAAAGGAATTGTACATGTAGGTGTGTTCAAGAAAAATGATGACCGTACGATCTATAACATGATCTATCGCGATGGAGCAAGCGGTGCATCCTATATGAAACGATTCCCTGTTGGAGGTATTACCAGAGATAAGGAATATGACCTTAGTAAAGGGGCTAAAGGGTCAGCTGTTTTATGGTTTACTGCCAATCCAAATGGTGAAGCAGAAACTATTAACATTCAGTTAAAACCTCATTCTAAATTACGCAAACTACAATTCGATATAAATTTTGCTGAACTGGCCATTAAAGGTCGTGGATCACAAGGAAATGTGGTAACCAAGTATCCGGTCAAAAAAATCTTGCTTAAATCGGCGGGAGTTTCAACGCTGGCCGGACGTAAAATTTGGTTCGATGAAGTATTGCAACGACTAAATGCTGATGGAAGAGGTAAGTATTTAGGCTCTTTCAGTGGCGAAGATAAAATCATAGCGGTTTACAAATCCGGAGAATACGAACTCACTAATTTCGATTTAAGTAATCACTTTGATGAAGGATTATTGGTAATTGATAAGTTTGATCCGGAGATGGTACTGTCAGCTGTTCATTATGAAGGAAAAGCAAAAAACTTCTTTGTAAAACGCTTTGTACCCGACAATGTAGCTGTAGGTAAAAAGGTTAGTTTTATAAGCGATGAAGCTGGTTCTAAGTTAGTGCTGATCAGTATAGATGACCAGCCGATGATCTCGCTGACTATTTTAAAAGGTAAAGCGAAAGATAAAGAACAGTCTGAAATAAACCTTTCGGAGTTTATCGATGTCAAAGGTTTAAAAGCAAACGGAAACAGGTTAAGTCAGTTTGAAATTGTGAAAGTTGAATTATTAGCACCGTTGGTTACCGAGGAAGAGGAGGTGGATGAAGAAGAAAATGATAATGACGATGCAACCGAAAGCAATGAAAAACCGACTAATGAGAATGGGACTGCCAAGAAGATTGACTTTGAGATAACTAATCCGGAAGACACCGATCTTGAAGATGATACTCAATTGGGATTATTTTAA
- a CDS encoding DNA topoisomerase IV subunit B, whose protein sequence is MAEEKIGYSEDDIKSLDWKEHIRLRPGMYIGKLGDGSAYDDGIYILLKEIIDNSIDEFVMGAGKTIDVTISDHKVSIRDYGRGIPLGKVIDCVSKINTGGKYDSKAFQKSVGLNGVGTKAVNALSANFTVQSYREGRTKFAEFSKGVIVKEEKEKETSQRNGTAINFIPDEYIFRNFKFIPEFVENMIWNYVYLNSGLTINFNGKKYFSERGLYDLLEKNTDAETIRYPIIHLKGQDIEVALTHDNHYGEEYYSFVNGQNTTQGGTHQAAFREALVKTVREFFKKEFDATDIRASVVAAISIKVQEPVFESQTKTKLGSLNIGPDGPTVRTFINDFLKKELDDYLHKHADAADGLLKRIMQSERERKDIAGIKKLANERAKKASLHNRKLRDCKVHFDDDAKSADERRFSTTLFITEGDSASGSITKSRDVATQAVFSLKGKPLNCFGLTKKIVYENEEFNLLQHALNIEDGLDGLRYNNIVIATDADVDGMHIRMLLMTFFLQFFPDVVKNGHLYILQTPLFRVRNKKETIYCYSDEERKAAIAKLGNKPEITRFKGLGEISPDEFALFIGEDMRLDPVILKDSHIKNILEYYMGKNTMERQEFIIDNLRVEKDLEEELVEA, encoded by the coding sequence ATGGCTGAAGAAAAAATTGGTTATAGCGAAGACGATATTAAGTCCCTTGACTGGAAGGAACACATCCGGTTACGTCCGGGGATGTACATTGGGAAGCTGGGAGATGGTTCGGCTTACGACGATGGTATTTATATCTTGTTGAAAGAGATTATTGATAACTCGATCGACGAATTTGTGATGGGAGCGGGTAAAACAATTGATGTTACTATTTCGGATCACAAGGTTTCTATCAGGGATTATGGTCGTGGTATACCTTTAGGTAAGGTAATCGACTGTGTGTCAAAAATAAACACGGGTGGTAAATACGATTCAAAGGCCTTTCAAAAATCTGTAGGATTAAATGGTGTGGGTACCAAAGCGGTTAATGCTTTATCTGCCAATTTTACCGTACAATCTTATCGTGAGGGCCGTACCAAATTTGCCGAGTTTAGTAAAGGTGTTATCGTTAAGGAAGAGAAGGAAAAGGAAACCTCTCAACGAAACGGTACCGCAATTAACTTCATTCCTGATGAGTATATTTTCCGCAACTTCAAGTTTATTCCGGAGTTTGTGGAAAACATGATCTGGAATTATGTGTACCTAAATTCGGGTTTAACCATCAATTTTAATGGGAAGAAGTATTTTTCAGAAAGAGGTTTATACGATTTATTAGAGAAGAATACAGATGCAGAAACTATTCGTTATCCAATCATTCACCTGAAAGGTCAGGATATTGAGGTTGCACTAACACACGACAATCATTACGGAGAAGAGTATTACTCGTTCGTAAACGGACAAAATACAACCCAGGGAGGTACTCACCAGGCTGCGTTCCGCGAAGCTTTGGTAAAGACTGTTCGTGAGTTCTTTAAAAAAGAGTTTGATGCAACTGACATTCGTGCTTCAGTTGTGGCTGCCATTAGTATTAAAGTTCAGGAACCTGTTTTTGAATCGCAGACGAAAACTAAACTAGGTTCACTAAATATTGGCCCAGATGGGCCAACCGTTCGTACATTTATCAATGACTTCCTTAAAAAGGAACTTGATGATTACTTACATAAACATGCCGATGCCGCTGATGGATTGTTAAAGCGTATTATGCAATCTGAACGTGAGCGTAAAGACATCGCAGGAATTAAGAAATTAGCGAATGAACGGGCAAAAAAGGCCTCTTTACACAACAGAAAACTCCGCGATTGCAAGGTTCACTTCGATGATGATGCTAAATCGGCAGATGAAAGACGCTTTTCGACCACGCTTTTCATTACCGAGGGTGATTCGGCATCGGGTTCTATTACCAAGTCCCGGGATGTTGCTACTCAAGCGGTATTCAGTTTAAAAGGTAAGCCGCTAAACTGCTTTGGCTTAACAAAAAAGATCGTATACGAAAATGAAGAATTCAATCTTCTTCAACACGCCTTAAATATTGAAGATGGTTTGGATGGTTTACGTTATAACAATATTGTAATTGCAACCGATGCCGATGTGGACGGTATGCACATTCGTATGTTGTTAATGACGTTCTTCCTTCAATTCTTTCCGGATGTGGTTAAAAACGGGCACTTGTATATTTTGCAAACGCCTTTATTCCGTGTTCGTAATAAGAAAGAAACTATTTATTGCTACAGTGACGAGGAACGAAAAGCTGCAATTGCCAAGCTGGGTAATAAACCTGAGATAACACGATTTAAAGGTTTGGGAGAGATTTCTCCTGATGAGTTCGCGTTGTTCATTGGTGAAGATATGCGTCTTGATCCGGTTATCCTGAAAGATTCTCATATAAAAAACATCCTTGAATATTATATGGGCAAGAATACCATGGAGCGTCAGGAATTTATCATCGATAATCTGAGAGTCGAGAAAGACCTGGAAGAAGAACTGGTTGAAGCATAA
- a CDS encoding SGNH/GDSL hydrolase family protein translates to MKKHVTIILLLSILIIMSSAVLQPKKKVVFFGDSITQLGVDSGGYINRLGKMLESNGLKDNYELIGAGIGGNKVYDLYLRMDNDILAKNPDVVVIWVGVNDVWHKIWGTGTDADKFETFYKAIIKKLQERNIKIIVCTPAVIGEKTDYTNQFDGDLNKYSQIIRNLAAANNIPVCDFRKTFLEYNLINNTENKESKVLTTDKVHLTAKGNELAAATLYKFLVK, encoded by the coding sequence ATGAAAAAGCACGTTACTATCATTTTGTTGTTGTCTATCTTAATTATAATGAGTTCTGCAGTTTTACAACCAAAGAAAAAAGTGGTCTTCTTTGGTGATTCAATTACACAATTGGGGGTTGATTCAGGTGGGTATATCAATCGATTAGGAAAAATGTTGGAAAGCAATGGCCTAAAAGATAATTATGAATTAATAGGTGCCGGAATTGGCGGCAATAAAGTTTACGATTTATATTTAAGGATGGATAATGACATTCTGGCTAAAAATCCGGATGTAGTTGTTATTTGGGTTGGGGTTAATGATGTATGGCATAAAATATGGGGAACCGGGACCGATGCCGACAAATTTGAAACCTTTTATAAAGCCATCATCAAGAAACTGCAAGAGAGAAATATCAAAATAATTGTTTGCACACCTGCTGTTATCGGAGAAAAAACAGATTATACCAATCAGTTCGATGGTGACTTAAATAAGTATTCGCAAATCATCCGAAATTTAGCAGCGGCCAACAATATTCCGGTATGTGATTTTCGTAAAACATTCCTGGAATATAACCTCATTAACAATACGGAGAATAAAGAATCAAAAGTATTAACCACAGATAAGGTGCATCTTACAGCCAAAGGCAACGAGTTGGCAGCCGCAACGCTGTATAAGTTTTTAGTTAAATAG
- a CDS encoding chloride channel protein: protein MFSIKWLHRPILWLKQKLTRNQFLIFAGIAVGLTAGMASVILKTLVHYLHRFFTIDLPYNSDRYLVYFLPLLGILSCVFITIYFFKGRDGRGIVNILNDIATRSSLVDRTKMYSQIITSSLTIGLGGSAGLESPIAVTGSAIGSNFGKVYGLNYKDRTLLLASGAAAGIAGAFNAPVTGIMFAVEVLLAGIGITEFIPLIIASVCGALCTKIIFNENILFQFKELQEFNYWNVPFYVLLGVFCGLLSIYYAFMSGKIEHAFEKTNSKPYLKAIAGGLILIALYFVFPPLMGEGYESVKKLANQEAIDVFATSWMGTKLPSTVWIVTLFVGIVGLVKVFATSVTISSGGNGGNFAPSLFMGAYVGYFFSSFFNLLGFDRQLPVSNFTLVGMAGILSGVMYAPLTGIFLIAEATGGYDLMIPLMIVSVSAYLIARSTHHYSMDTRKLAEKGEIFTFDRDRNLLTSIKMAEFLDNSQKTLTPDNNLAELVRLFRTNRQERFAIVNEKGELEGMISFDDIRDEIFSHDNQDTLLLKEYMKKPAAVINIYESMESIMHKFDETKTWHLPVVDNGKYKGLVSKSAILNSYRKQLIIHSGK, encoded by the coding sequence ATGTTTAGTATTAAATGGCTCCACAGGCCAATCCTTTGGTTAAAACAAAAACTAACACGAAATCAATTCTTAATCTTCGCTGGTATTGCGGTTGGATTAACTGCCGGAATGGCATCGGTTATTCTTAAAACCCTGGTTCATTACCTGCATCGTTTTTTCACTATTGACCTTCCTTATAATTCTGACAGATACCTGGTTTATTTTCTTCCTCTTTTAGGTATTCTGTCTTGTGTTTTCATCACTATTTATTTTTTTAAAGGACGTGATGGCCGTGGTATTGTAAACATCCTGAACGATATAGCCACGCGCTCAAGCCTTGTCGACCGAACAAAAATGTACTCACAAATAATCACAAGTTCATTAACCATTGGGTTAGGCGGTTCGGCAGGGTTAGAAAGTCCTATAGCGGTTACCGGATCAGCGATCGGTTCAAATTTTGGCAAAGTTTACGGACTTAATTATAAAGATAGAACATTATTATTGGCATCAGGGGCAGCTGCTGGTATTGCGGGCGCATTTAATGCTCCGGTTACAGGAATTATGTTTGCTGTAGAAGTTTTATTGGCTGGAATTGGAATCACTGAGTTTATACCGTTAATTATTGCTTCAGTTTGCGGAGCATTATGTACAAAAATCATTTTTAACGAGAATATCCTTTTTCAGTTTAAAGAACTTCAGGAATTTAATTACTGGAATGTACCTTTTTATGTATTGTTAGGTGTTTTTTGCGGATTATTATCCATTTACTATGCTTTCATGTCCGGAAAGATTGAGCATGCATTTGAAAAAACTAATAGTAAACCTTATTTAAAAGCAATTGCCGGTGGCTTAATATTAATCGCTTTGTATTTTGTTTTCCCACCACTAATGGGAGAAGGGTACGAAAGTGTTAAAAAACTTGCCAATCAGGAAGCAATTGATGTATTTGCAACCAGTTGGATGGGAACTAAGTTACCTTCAACGGTTTGGATAGTTACCTTGTTTGTAGGTATTGTAGGTTTGGTAAAAGTTTTTGCCACTTCAGTAACTATTAGTAGTGGTGGTAACGGCGGCAACTTTGCTCCCTCATTGTTTATGGGAGCGTATGTGGGTTATTTCTTTTCTTCTTTTTTCAACCTTTTAGGCTTCGACAGGCAGCTCCCGGTCTCCAATTTTACGTTGGTTGGTATGGCTGGTATTTTAAGCGGTGTAATGTATGCACCCTTAACCGGAATCTTTCTTATTGCCGAAGCAACCGGAGGATATGATCTGATGATTCCTTTAATGATTGTTTCGGTTTCAGCCTATCTCATTGCCAGATCTACGCATCATTATTCAATGGATACACGCAAGCTGGCAGAAAAGGGAGAAATTTTCACATTCGATAGGGATCGTAACTTGCTTACTTCTATTAAAATGGCCGAGTTTCTGGATAATAGCCAAAAAACATTAACCCCTGACAATAATTTGGCTGAACTTGTTCGCTTGTTCAGAACTAACCGTCAGGAGCGGTTTGCAATTGTAAATGAAAAAGGGGAATTGGAGGGGATGATAAGTTTTGATGATATAAGGGATGAGATTTTTAGCCATGATAATCAAGACACTTTACTGCTTAAAGAGTACATGAAAAAGCCGGCAGCAGTCATCAATATTTATGAATCTATGGAGAGTATTATGCATAAGTTTGATGAAACTAAAACCTGGCATCTGCCAGTGGTCGATAATGGAAAATATAAAGGATTGGTCTCAAAATCGGCGATTTTAAATAGTTACAGGAAACAACTGATCATTCACTCAGGTAAATAA
- a CDS encoding serine O-acetyltransferase, with amino-acid sequence MDKQFLEILLENHRNTGTYPSNTEICRLAKQLLRLMFPEKTNKHYISTNDLASKFQKLELQWIELLGQMQHVLPDTAETLVKKFMSRLPLVHSVLLTDMNAIYIGDPASKSEFEVIRTYPGFLAISYYRIAHELHRLQIPLVPRVLTEHAHSKTGIDIHPAAKIDTHFFIDHGTGITIGETCEIGKHVKLYQGITLGALSVSKDLASVKRHPTIENNVVIYSGATILGGDTIIGHDSIIGGNVWLTSSIAPYSKVYHQSQNKYIELGMDE; translated from the coding sequence ATGGATAAGCAATTTCTTGAAATATTATTAGAAAACCACCGCAACACCGGCACCTACCCTTCCAATACGGAGATTTGCCGATTGGCTAAACAATTATTGCGGTTGATGTTTCCGGAGAAAACAAACAAGCATTATATCAGCACAAACGATCTGGCTTCAAAATTCCAAAAACTTGAATTACAATGGATTGAATTGCTAGGTCAGATGCAACATGTACTGCCCGATACTGCCGAAACATTAGTAAAAAAATTTATGTCGCGCCTACCGCTCGTTCATTCGGTTTTATTAACCGACATGAATGCGATCTATATCGGCGACCCGGCTTCTAAGAGTGAATTTGAGGTAATACGAACTTACCCCGGCTTTTTAGCCATTTCGTACTATCGGATTGCACATGAATTGCACAGGCTGCAAATTCCGCTTGTACCCAGAGTTCTTACCGAACATGCGCACTCTAAAACGGGTATTGACATTCACCCCGCAGCAAAAATTGATACACACTTTTTCATTGACCATGGAACAGGAATTACCATAGGCGAAACCTGCGAAATTGGAAAACATGTGAAATTATACCAGGGAATTACATTGGGAGCCCTAAGCGTGAGCAAAGACCTCGCCTCGGTAAAACGTCACCCAACAATTGAAAACAATGTGGTTATCTATTCAGGAGCCACCATTCTGGGTGGTGACACAATTATTGGCCATGATTCTATAATAGGTGGTAATGTGTGGCTAACCTCCAGCATTGCTCCATATTCAAAGGTTTATCATCAAAGCCAGAACAAATACATCGAATTGGGTATGGATGAATAA
- the cysM gene encoding cysteine synthase CysM — protein sequence MESSAFGSIKGAYTLIDQIGNTPLVELTRLNPNPDVRIFAKLEGDNPGGSVKDRAAYGMIKGALDRGELKPGMKLIEATSGNTGIALAMMARLFDIEIELVMPENSTRERVLTMEAFGAKVTLTPAEGSMEAAIDYAHAQVAKGGFLMLNQFANPDNYGMHYKTTGPEIWKDTHGAITHFVSSMGTTGTIMGVSRYLKEQNPSIEIIGCQPTDNSRIPGIRRWPTEYLPKIFEPERVDRIMDISQEEATDITRKLARVEGIFAGMSSGGAVSAALRLAEELDNGVIVCIICDRGDRYLSSDLFGV from the coding sequence ATGGAGTCTTCAGCTTTTGGAAGTATTAAAGGTGCCTATACTTTAATAGATCAAATTGGGAATACTCCTCTCGTTGAACTTACCCGTTTAAATCCTAATCCTGATGTAAGGATATTTGCCAAATTAGAAGGTGACAATCCAGGAGGAAGTGTTAAAGATCGTGCTGCATACGGTATGATAAAAGGCGCATTAGACCGTGGAGAGTTAAAACCTGGCATGAAACTTATTGAAGCGACAAGTGGAAATACCGGAATTGCCTTAGCCATGATGGCTCGTTTATTTGATATAGAAATCGAGTTGGTAATGCCTGAAAACTCTACCCGTGAACGGGTATTAACGATGGAAGCTTTTGGCGCCAAAGTTACCCTTACTCCTGCTGAGGGTTCGATGGAAGCGGCAATCGACTATGCGCATGCTCAAGTGGCAAAAGGTGGTTTTTTAATGCTGAATCAGTTTGCTAATCCTGATAATTACGGAATGCATTATAAAACTACCGGACCAGAAATCTGGAAAGATACACATGGTGCCATTACGCATTTTGTTTCGTCGATGGGTACAACAGGAACTATTATGGGCGTATCACGCTATTTGAAAGAGCAAAACCCAAGTATTGAGATCATTGGTTGTCAGCCAACAGATAATTCAAGAATCCCGGGTATCCGTAGGTGGCCTACAGAATATTTACCCAAAATATTTGAACCAGAGCGTGTGGACCGTATCATGGATATTTCGCAAGAAGAAGCGACTGATATCACCCGAAAATTAGCTCGTGTGGAAGGTATATTTGCCGGAATGAGTTCAGGAGGTGCGGTTTCTGCTGCATTACGATTAGCCGAGGAACTTGACAACGGAGTAATCGTATGTATTATTTGTGACCGCGGTGATCGATACTTATCGTCAGATTTGTTTGGCGTATAA
- a CDS encoding lipocalin family protein has protein sequence MKLNLLFTLLTASFIFSAVVSKAQADPKLLGKWQVLTKSENEKDGPIVIESKNKIYTAGQKTYEFSDKSVVISETGDEVKTKAVTYSNNSITIGDNKYTYSIDGKKLTLTEVETKTKKGKSIIETEEYVLERVQ, from the coding sequence ATGAAACTAAACTTATTATTTACGCTATTAACAGCTTCGTTCATTTTCTCAGCAGTTGTTTCTAAAGCTCAGGCTGATCCTAAACTTTTAGGAAAATGGCAGGTATTAACCAAATCGGAGAATGAGAAAGACGGGCCGATTGTCATTGAGTCTAAAAACAAAATTTACACTGCTGGACAAAAGACTTATGAGTTTTCAGACAAATCTGTAGTGATTAGTGAAACCGGAGATGAGGTTAAGACTAAAGCTGTGACTTATAGCAATAATTCAATCACCATTGGTGATAACAAGTATACCTACTCTATTGATGGGAAGAAGCTTACTCTGACCGAGGTAGAAACAAAGACCAAGAAAGGTAAATCAATTATTGAAACAGAAGAATATGTTCTTGAAAGAGTTCAATAA
- a CDS encoding DUF1345 domain-containing protein: MVFSDNPPAAVLLLHRPLFRILLSLLLTFIAFILCSFTIDNYLVTAVISWDVFAFTYVGASWLVFFTHSIHHIKTEARTEDGSRVFVFAIILITSFVSMFTVLMLMLADVSNSMPIVYYLPLVVSAILLSWSLVHTVFTFHYANMYYDGDKEDHSKHLGGLDFPNETHPDYIDFAYFSFVIGMTFQVSDVQITSRAIRRTTLFHSLLAFGLNTFVVALTINIVAGLTK; the protein is encoded by the coding sequence ATGGTTTTTTCGGATAATCCGCCGGCTGCAGTACTACTTCTCCATCGACCTCTTTTTCGAATTTTATTAAGCCTGTTATTAACATTCATTGCTTTTATTCTGTGCAGTTTCACAATTGATAATTACCTGGTAACGGCCGTAATATCCTGGGATGTATTTGCATTTACGTATGTAGGCGCAAGTTGGCTGGTGTTTTTTACTCATTCCATCCATCACATTAAAACAGAAGCCCGGACAGAAGACGGCAGTCGTGTATTTGTTTTTGCCATTATACTTATCACATCATTTGTAAGCATGTTTACAGTGTTAATGCTAATGCTTGCAGACGTATCTAATAGTATGCCTATAGTTTATTACTTACCACTTGTTGTTTCTGCAATTTTGTTATCATGGTCGCTGGTACATACGGTGTTTACCTTTCATTATGCAAATATGTATTACGATGGAGATAAGGAGGATCATAGCAAGCATTTAGGAGGCTTGGATTTCCCTAATGAAACGCATCCGGATTATATCGACTTTGCTTATTTTTCTTTTGTAATCGGGATGACATTTCAGGTTTCTGACGTACAGATCACTTCAAGGGCTATCAGACGCACTACTCTTTTTCACAGCTTATTAGCATTCGGTCTGAATACGTTTGTAGTTGCGCTAACTATTAATATTGTGGCTGGATTAACTAAGTAA